In Halococcus agarilyticus, the genomic window ATCCCGACGACGATGTCGCCGCCGGCCGGCACCACCTCGCCGTCCACCCGCTGGCGGCGCTCGCTCCCCTGGAGGACACCGTCTGCGGGACCGTCGGGGAGTACCTCGTCGACGTACACGCCGCGCGGCCGGTCGAGCCCGTTCGCCGCGGCGATGGTCGGCGTGACCGTCGCCAGCGAGACGCCGAGGTAGGCGTGATCGTACTCGCCGTCCTCGATGAGTGCCGGCACGACCCGTTCGACCAGAGCCGCCGAGATGGCAAAGGCGATGTTCTCGCCACCGCCGGAGTTGATGACGCCGACGACCCGTCCGTCGAGGTTCACGAGCGGTCCCCCCGAGTTGCCGGGGTTGACCGCGGCGTCGGTCTGGATCGCGTCCGGGATGGTGAACCCGTTCTGGGCGAGGATCGAGCGGTTGACGCCGCTGACGATCCCCGCGGAGGCCGACCCGTCGAAGCGCCCGAACGGGTTGCCGATCGCGACGACCTCGGTGCCGATGGGTGGTTGGGTGTCGACCAGCGGGAGGGCCGTCGCGTAGTCAGGCCGGTCGTCGACCGCGACGACCGCGAGGTCGCTGGAGACGTCCGTGCCGACGACCGACGCCGACCGCCACTCGCCCCGCGAGAACCGGACCTCGATCCCCGTCGCGTCGGCGACGACGTGCTCGTTCGTTACTATATATCCGTCCCGGTAGACGAACCCCGAGCCCTGGCCGGCCCCCTCGGGAGTGGTCACGTCGAGCAGCACGACCGACTGGATGGTCGCCCGATAGACCTGCGTGTAGGGGCTCTCGGTTTCGTCCGCGGTGTCGGTGGCGTTCGTCGCGTTCCCGGTCGCGGTCCCGTTCTCCGACCCGGGAGAACCGCCGATACCGCTCGTGCCGGTGTCACCCACTGCCTCCGAACATCCCGCGAGTCCACCGGCGAGTACCGCGCCGAGCCCGCCGAGACACCGCCGTCGCGTCAGTCGTTTCCCGCTCATGACGCGCCGATCACGCTCCCGGCGATCGCGTCGGCGCTGGTGGTACTTACAGGACCGGCCGCCTGGTCGGTCGGTTTCGAGCCGTGTCGTCGGTTTCGTTCCGTCACGACTTGAGGTGCGAGCCACGCCAAAATAGGCACTCCAGCGTGGTTTCAGCGCGTGAAAACACCGGTCGCGTACTCGGGTCGACGTCTGGCGCGGACGGGGTCGAAACGGGATTCTCGGTCCCGACGGGACCGTTTCAGTACCGATGGAGCGAGTAGAACAGCGTCGAGAACCCGAGGAGGATGAGGGCACCCTGGATCGTCTGTAGCCTGAGCAGCTCCAACCCGTCGAGGACGTACGATCCCTTGACCATGGTCTGATACACGACGACCGTCAGATTGCCGAGCGTGACGAGGACGAACCCCAGCGCTGCGATCCGGAACGATCGTTCCTGTTCGCGCCGGTAGGCGAGATAGCTGATCGTCGCGAGAACGCTGCCGA contains:
- a CDS encoding S1C family serine protease, with the protein product MSGKRLTRRRCLGGLGAVLAGGLAGCSEAVGDTGTSGIGGSPGSENGTATGNATNATDTADETESPYTQVYRATIQSVVLLDVTTPEGAGQGSGFVYRDGYIVTNEHVVADATGIEVRFSRGEWRSASVVGTDVSSDLAVVAVDDRPDYATALPLVDTQPPIGTEVVAIGNPFGRFDGSASAGIVSGVNRSILAQNGFTIPDAIQTDAAVNPGNSGGPLVNLDGRVVGVINSGGGENIAFAISAALVERVVPALIEDGEYDHAYLGVSLATVTPTIAAANGLDRPRGVYVDEVLPDGPADGVLQGSERRQRVDGEVVPAGGDIVVGIGGENIDTRQQLSSYLALQASPGETVDLTVLRGGERRTVKVTLGQRPERPDAGIGAGETPTIR
- a CDS encoding DUF7521 family protein yields the protein MSQPMEFWTTLSTNFLVLVIGSVLATISYLAYRREQERSFRIAALGFVLVTLGNLTVVVYQTMVKGSYVLDGLELLRLQTIQGALILLGFSTLFYSLHRY